TTCGTCCCCTGGTTTGGTCGCAAATTGCAGGTTTATCCCTACAAGTTTAAACCTTGACTATCGTGTTCCGTCAACATTTTTGGTCCAAACCACTAACGACCATTAAATATGAATTACATTGGAATCTGATGGTTGGGAAGTCGggtattggtggtggtgacggatCTCAGCCAGATTTGGGTTCCACTTGCTCAATTCAGCAATCTTCTAAAGCACCGAGACGTCTGGTAGGTTGTCGTTCCCTATTGAGATGACAAGGGAACAGATATGCCACGAAAACATTTCCAAACTGTTACTGGTGGTGACGGATCTTAGCTGGGTTTGTATACACATTTAGGAGAGAAAAAcaacctatatatgtatatatacacatcacaACCtagtatctatatatacactaggTTGCACGGACGCAGATACAATAACATGGTACGGGAACGATATCAATAGATAGGTTgtgatgtatatgtatatgtgtgtgcgtgtgtgtgtatatatatatatattcgacaAAGATCCATCACCACCACTAATAGCGGCCTTCACCACTACCAGAAACGACTTGGAAACGTTTTTGTGACGTATTCATTCCCTTGGGGTATCAAAAAGGAATGAAAACCTCGTAAACGTTTCGGTGCTTCAGAAGATGGCTAAACTGAGCAAGTGGAACTCAAATCCGACAAAGAtcagtcaccaccaccaatactCGGCTTCCCCATTATAAGATTCGATATCCCTTCAAAACTACAAACGCAATGACGAAATTTGTAATTCACTTTTAACGATAGTTAGTAGTTTGGACCAACAGTGTTACAGAGAACAAAAATTAGGGAtgaaatttatgattttgtgaagctagggatgaaacctgcaaTCTACAACCAAACCCGGGTACGAaatttgtaatttatcttaattttttttattaaataattacttGACAAATTAAGAATTTCCTAGTGAAGAAGTTTTTCCCTCCCTCTCTCCGTCATCACTCACACACAAACCGCTTCTGGAATTTCACCCCCCGCCGCTTCAATTCATTCTGCGATCCACTTTCAATCGCTCCCCTAAAAGACCTATATAATAAAATAGGTACTGTATTTTATAAACCCTGGGTTTAATTAGTTCTGTATATTCTTctgttaatataatatttaatacttgCAAATTAACATACTTTTGTTATACTTTGTAACATAATGTTATTAATGTTATTATACTTTGTAACATAATGTTATTTAATACTTATATTACTTGTATTTCATTTAACATCACCTTTCTTATGATCTTATCTGAGTATAGTGTTGTtctatttttcttaaatttagGGTTTATAGTGTGAAATTTTGATATATCCTCTGTTTAGTCAGAATAATCATATTGTTAGTACATTACATGTTAGGACTGTTGATATGTATTCCATGGCTTCGTGAAACAGTCGGACGGTACGAACCAATGTGTGTTATGTTGTTCTGTACTTCAGTTATAGACGTCCTTATGCTGCTCGATACTCGAAAAGTACTGCTATCATATATGGAAGAATAAGGTTGTGTGACGTGGTTTTTAGTGATTATTTGTCAAACTTTCTGCTCACCGAATTTGTAGTTATCTTATTGAATGTGTAGTTTATTTGGTGCTTCCATACCGGTAGGCCTAACGTTATGCTTTTGGGACAACTTACAATGCATTTTTGTTTTCATAAGAATGGTTTTCTCCGGTGAGTTAGGTTACGTGAAGTTCATACATTTGGAGTCAATTCTCATTTTTTTAACCAGtgacattttgttttaaataatcAGATCCATTCCACATAATGCAGTTTTAGGAATCACCAGTTTATTGGTCCAAGGCAAAGTAGGGTTACTTGGTTTAGTCATCTGAAGCATTggtaaatgaaataaaatatatccgACTTCTCTGATgttgatattgtaatttattttgGATCAGTATTATCTGCTTGTCATCCTACAGAACCAGAACCGTAGCCCCCTGCgttttgtttttatgttaaCCGAGAATTGCCACCACAGGCCGTGCCTATTGGTATACTTGGATTTATGGTGCTAGGAATATCTTATCTCTTCATTCATACATCATCTCACTATTATAGTAATCCTCATGTATAATTCTGCATTAATCATCCGATATTGGCATTAGGTATTGACATGATCTTTTAACTGTGCAAGATTcatttttggttaattacgTTATTATGTATATCGATTATATAGTTGCTGTTTAACATGAGATTCCTAAAATCGTTTCATCAAAAGTAAAGTTTGTAGTCCTCCTTCAACTAAAATAAAAGTCTATAGCCCAAATGGTATTATCAATTAAGATAAGAGAGCACTATATGCAACAATCGATCACCCATGACTTGCACTTGACTGTTCAAATTACCAGAAATTTTATGACACTGTGAATTAGCTTTCCCTTCCTCTCGTGGTCACCACTCCCATACACCACCAGCTTATTGCCTTATCCCCATTGCTTCAAATATACTTTTATGCCGTTCGCTCTTTAAAAGTGTCTACTCTGCAATCACATTCTGTTCCAGTAGTTCTTCATTATTTCTGTCCCTCTCAAAAAAAGGTATTCTTAAGACCCAagccaactttttttttcaccgTCTACGCAAATTGTATGCgtttattatttcttttgtttGATTGTATTTGTAAATCTGGCAAGTTGATATGATTTTGGTAAATTTTATACTGTTTATAGGGTGATTATGTTTTTAGGCTGatcttttatctttcttttttttagctAGGGTTTTTTGTGTGCTATGAAGCTCACAGAATTGTAacagaatttgaagatttgtgATTTATGTTGAACTTGGAAACACTCAGGTTATGTATGGTTGTTTAAGTGTAgtgaattataaattttatcgATTCTAGCCTAGTTATATTCAAGCAATGTGGTTGATCTATATATCAATTGCCGGACCATGCGGTAAGCTTGTAAGGAAGGATAATAGTTCAGGCTGTCATTGGTATTTATACTGAATAATGGATAGCTATAGCCACCATtactatatattattgatttcatatattctttataagatgaaataattatatTGTTGCTACGTATCAGGATCATTGACATGTTTGCCATGTAGGGATGTATACCCACCACAAATAAATATTCCAGCCTATTTGTATATATGGTTTACTTAGAAGTGTtcttagcaattactttgtttTTCGGTATTGATGGTCATATAATTTCTATGCTATAAAACTCGTATTGAGCTATATCTTTTATTTGACAGGGATTGATAGTTTGTGAATATGTCATCTCAATTAACGCCTTCTAAGAGGCCACATAATCAGAGTGGCTCAGAGCCCAATGGAAAAGGAAAGTTGCAGAAGCCAGCCTTTTTCACTTCTCAAAACGCATCATTTAAAGTCACTCCAGGAAGCCTTGTTTTTCGTGTGCTTTGTCTGGCTAGCAAAAGTGGAAGCGTTATCGGAAAAGGGGGCAACAAGATATCACAAATACGCCAAGAATCTGGTGCAAAGATCAAGGTTGAGGAAACGATTCCTGGTTGCAATGAGCGGGTAATTTTCATATCAGGATCCGGGGATGAGAATGGAATTTCTGATGATCCGAGCAAAGATGTTGCCGTTGAAGAAATTAAAGAGATCAACGAAAGTAAAGAAGCTGAAAAAGATACTAATGATGCAGAAAAACATGAGTCTGTTGCGGGGGAAGATTTGCAATCTGAAAAAGATGTTTCTTCTGTGCAGAAGGCTTTGATGCTTGTGTTTGAAAGAATGGCGGAAGGAGACTCAGAAACTAATGGTGGGGATGATGTTCATAATAAAGAGTTTGTTATAAGGTTACTTGTCCTTTCTTCTCAAGTGGCATCCCTTTTGGGAAAATCTGGTGGTCCTATCAAACAAATGGCTTCTAAAAGTGGTGCACAAATTCAGATTCTTCCTAAGGACAAACTTCCCTCGTGTGCATCTTCTTCTGATGAATTAGTTCAGGTATTATTTTGTCATTGATGGTGGTGGAACCCTGTTGGCCgagatatttatttttatatttctcttCTCTTGctgtatttttataaaaaattttcttGTACAAACACATCCAGGTCTAAGTATAGtgatttgtttaaaatttttatagatTTCTGGAGAAGTGAACGCGGTTAGAAAAGCACTTCAATCTGTTTCACAACATCTTTTGGATCATCCTCTTTGTGACAATGAATCTTTTTCTGCCAATAATAGTGGGCAGTCTCATTCTTTTGGCGGTTCTCTTTCTCAGCAAGATGCATATCCTTCTTTTCCTCCTCAAGGAGGCCTGTTGCCCGCAGGGTCTCGTGATGGTGGTAGTGGTACTTTTGGGGGGCGTTTTGGTCCTTTCACGGACATGTTAACGTATCGTTTGATATGCCCTGATGAAAAAGTGGGTGGTGTAATTGGAAAAGGGGGAACTATTGTGAAGGCACTTAAGCAGGAGACAGGATGTGACATTCGAGTCCTTGAAAAAATACCTGAATCAGATGACCGGATCATTGTCATATCTGGACCAGCGGTAGTAATtgataattatctttgtttcattttattttcatgcTATGTGGCCTTGTTATATGCCCAATAgtaacaaaaattattatttattgcaGCATCCAGAGGAACGGATATGTGCTCCTCAAGATGCAGTTATGCGTGTTCAAACAAGGATATTTAGGGCTGCACCTGAAAGCAAGGCGATGACAGCAAAAGTCATAGTTTCTGCACATCAAATTGGATGTATCCTTGGCAAGGGCGGTGCAGTTATATCTGACATGAGAAAGTCAACCGGGGCTTATATCCGTATTTTGGGTAAGGACCTGACTCCACAGTATGCTGCTGAAAATGAGGAAGTAGTTCAGGTATGGCTTTGATTTTTGACCGTTTTAATGTTTCATGAAGGTTTGTGAATTTTTATTTTCGAAGTTGCTTTCTAGAGGGCGTTCGACAATATGGTTTTCAAAGTAAACATGTGACTTCGTTAATCAGAACCGGATAGAAGGAATATTAGCATGATGTTGCAGATAGAGTTTAGATGTGCATCTGCTGTTTACCTGCTGAACTTGTAATAGTTGTATAATCAgactctttattttattttttggcacttttttgttcattttgaAATCAAATGGTAAAATGATAAACACTTACATTTATGAAGTGagtgtatatttatatactgTAATAGGTTAAAGTAATGCCTAACTAGGTCATTCTTTTTACCGTTAGATAGTCTTTTTTGTTGCATCTGTCATGATTATCCAAACTTATATTTGATCCTAAGTCATTGGAATTTCAAAAGTATTATCGGTTTATCCAAACATATAAACTGACCATTGTAATATCTAATCGCTATAGTCATTCTTAATATGCAAATCCGAACACCATTAATGGATGAACTACTGCAACTACGGATGTAACATACAAATGGTTCATGTTTGTATGTAAACTATGGTAATCTTTTTTACCAACTTCTCTGATATGGTTTGATGCATTGTTGAGCAGATAAATGGTGACTATGAAGCAGTTCATGAGGCTCTTTTTCAAGTAACCACATGCTTGCGGAATCACTATTTCCGAGATGCATTTCCTGGTTTCCAAGATCATGGCCCACCATTTCCACCATTCATGGGAAGGAGGGAACTTTCGCCATCAGGAAGGTTTTCCTCTTTTAATCGGTTTGATGCCGGGCCCCCTCCACACGGTGGGTTTCATCCGCATGATGACCGACCTCCATTTATGCATGATCGACCGGACTTTCCCCACCCTATGTCTGAAAGAATGCCATCTTCTGCACCATGGGGTCCTCAGGTATCAATCTGTTCcgttcttttaaatttaatttgttttataatttttacatGGTGTATTTAAGTATTTAGTTATCCAATTTTTTTTGCAGGGTTTGGAAGGTGGTGGGCCTTTAGGGTATCCTGATTTTGGAGCCCCGCAAAGGAGAATGGGTGGATTTGTAGGGTGTGTACCTTCTCTTATCCACCCTCTCTTGTCTATTCTGATTTTTTATATTGTATGCtaaatgattatatatgtatgttcatGTAGAGGAAGTCACCAAGCTATAATTACAAACACTACTGTCGAAGTGGTTGTTCCTCGTAGTGTTGTTCCTTCTATATATGGAGAAGAAGGTGGATGCTTGAAACAAATCCGAGAGGTAAATCCCTTGatgttgtttatttatttttcccaAAATACTGATCATGGatttttatattatgtataAAGCACGTTTAGTGAGggcactttttattttttgtattttagtaATTCATATCGATACTACCTCCTCCATCTAGGTTTTATAGACTTATGTAGGTATTCAAAATAAATGTTGGGTGATATCTTCCCAATGAAGAGGATATCCAATTAAGAAAGCCTGGACTCCTGCCCAGTTTACGAAGATATATGTTTCTAAATGATAAAGTAAAGCATCACTATGTCTTTTTTCAACTCATTTATTTGCCTTCTTCAAGAGTTAGCAAAAGCAATGTCTCCTTACATAATATGGAGTTCAAAAGGGTGTTAATCTCTCTTATGGGGTCAAATCTCTTTCCCTTCAAAGGGCGATTTCAATAAGGCTTTCCTATTATGACAGGTTTTTCAAAAGGATCATAGAAAATATTTGGGGTGGAAATTTAATACAAAAATTCAGGTACCTAGGACTTTAGGCATATTGGTTCCGCATTGttatgtacttttcattttgtcccttttaggccatcaaattttttttattccctATTAGGTTATTAAAAGTTGCCAATTTGTCCCATTTAGGTCATTGGATTTTCAAAAGATGTTGATCATAATGACGTGGCTTATGACATGAACTCATTTAATGATATGACATTGCTTAAATGACCTTTAACATCACACATTgacttttttaaattataaaccTAAATAAAACCTAATCCCGGTCATAAAATCTTATAACCATAACTACTAATTTAGGGCTCATGTACTCCAAATTTCATAAAAACGGATTGAGAAACAAAAGATCGTGGTAATATAAAAGGTGGAAGTGGCTTTCGTTAAACTAAATATCATCTTTTAATGAACTAGtagtgaataaaaaagtttaatgatCTAGATGGGATAATTTGACAACTTTGAATGTCCTATAGTAGGGAATAAAAAAGTTAATGTAACTAGTTAAAGAAGAGAAGAGCTAGCACGAATTGTCTTTGTAGCGTAAACTTCTGCTAAATGAATGCCTTTGCTTTTGCTTTGAAAGTCATTCTGTTCTTGATTCTACTTCTTCATGCCATTGATTGATACAAGTCCTTTTCCTTGATATTCCATCAAGTTTATAGAGACTGAAAACTGCCTAAAGCGGATCAATATTCAGCCATGATGGCCTGGAAGGGAAAAAACGAAAAGTACATATGGGTTTTAGAGAAAAaaccctttattttttttaattttcttttcaaagtttTCTAAATAGGGGAACCAGACATGATGTCCAAAATTACATGCACTCTTTGAAATCCAATATAATAAATGTTCCCCTCATTAGGAAATTCATCTAATTATGTAACCTTCTTTGTGAAATTTTCTCAAAAGAATATATTGTACATGCTTAGGTAAAAATGAACTAGGTAAAAAATGTGAAGCATGTCATATGAGAACAGTAAGTCATGGGTTTGGTGCATGAAAAGAACCTAAAACTTGTGTATCTTATCATTTTAAGAGATGGTTTTTTTCAAGCGGTACTAttgatatagttttttatattatcatagaGGGTTAATGGCTTCAAAACGTATCCGACTATGCAGCAATGTATATAGTATGTATTCAACTGAAATATTGTAggtatttaacttttaaacttttaacattttatgtATGTATCCAGTTATATGTGGCATCCATATACGCAAGTATGTCGAGCGCTAGGttttattttgtaaacttttgatGGGTCGGGTacataaaatgtttaaaatttgaaagtttaatACATATAATGAACACGATTATAGGCGGATACATACCATAGACATTCATGTATAGTCTGATACATTCTGAAGCCATTAACTCCTGCCAATAATATGTATCTACTTACAAGAAGGATATCTATATGCTGTGATTTTGCTTTTCAGATTTCTGATGCCAAAATCACCATAACCGACCCAAAACCTGGTGCTAAAGAAACTTTGATTATAATATCTGGCACACCAGAGCAGGCTCATGCAGCACAGTCTCTTATTCAAGCTTTTGTGATTTGTGAAACTGAAGGTTCTTGATGTTCTGTTGTGGTTTGTTTGCCCACAATCTGCCAGTGATCTCTTTTAGAGGAATGGTGGTTGTGCAGTGCAGTTTTGTAGAACGAAAAAATGTTTCTGTCgtcttttgatattttgatacCAAGTTTAGTATCAAATGTTAGGAAGATATGTTAGAATCAAATGGCTGATTTTGTATTTatcaagttttcaagttttAGAACTTAACAAATTTCTGgttttgttagttattgattATTAGTATATGCTGTCAGAAAACTTTAAAACATGTCCGTCTTTCCAGATAACTATCAGAACAAAATCAGGAAACTATCTAGAAAAATCAGGAAACTATCTAGATTAGAGATAGTGTTCTCGCTTCACAAGTTTTATATTAGTTTGCTGGCGACATTGCTGGAGTTTGCAAGCTTTGTTGGTCTTTAATTCAGTCCGCCGTATGTTTTACTAAAGATCAGTTTTTTGTATAATGAGTTGAAGTTTGATTTAAGTCTGCATGGTGGTAAGTTACAGACTTATCTTATCTATAGAAAGAGGTTGGATTCCTTGTCCGACCATCCTATCCTCAAAGGCAGCCTTCTCTCTTTCCCTTCTGCCTTTAGAATATCACTTCCTACTTTTTCATCCTAGCTCTCCAACTGACTGTCTTACTCCAGCTTTCATATCAGTTACTGATTCGCCTATCTTCTCCCTTCCGGTCGAGCTAGTTTTTATTCCTCCATCTAGGCCAACATTCATTCTCTGACTTTCACCAGCAAGGGCTGAAAGAGTTGCTAGCAGAGTTTGCAAGTAGCGTTGGTCTTTAATGCAGCATGTTGGTTATTATTCACTCTGCTAAGGATTTTGGAAATGTATGATCTCTAAGCATTTGGGTCATATATGGACTAGTGAAATGTAGTATCTTTTTTTTGCCAAAGAAAACAACGGCAATCGTCTTGCAGTATTTATTAGGAAAATGAAGGTAAAGCAGAGTTCGTTACAGATTTCATCTTACGCATCTCAATCTAATGCATTGTTGCAAGTAATTTTACGACGGTTTAGGGTATCTGATGTGCAAGTGAGTGACAGAGCGGTATTTTTAATGACAAGACAATATTTCAGAACCCTCGACAAAAACATAAACACACACTACTAGTCATTTGTACCAAGCAAGGTATACAAACTGCATAAAAAAAACTAGGTAATATACTACTATCTCATATTAGGACATCTATTCTGTCTTGAATGGTTGATATTCCTTGAGATCGGAGATTAGTCCCTGAATAGATCCAGCAGCCGCAACCAACGAAACCACCAAACAAGTCCAGCTGAGGATTTTTAACCACACCCAAGTGAAAGAAAACTTTGGTATTTTAGCCCTGGCGATGTACATCTCTATGGGAAAATAAACTGTCAGTGGGTAAAACGATCCCGCCCCAATCAGCCCTAAAAAGCTATTGAAAAAGGGGAAAATCATGGCTATCAATGCAGTCACGGTTACATACGCCGTTCTCCACACCAACCTAAACATGTTAAAGTGTAACTCTCCACAGAATGGCACATTAATAGCATGCTCATAGTTGATGAAGTTACTCTCTGGCCATCGTTTTCTACATTTCTTCTCAACAAATCCAAATATAGGTTGGCAAAACACCTAGAATTTCAACTCTTAGTACTAAAACTTCAATTATCGTCTCCaaatagaaaatatttcatcGTACCTGGTATGCTCCAATAAGGTGAACCGCAATGCAAATATTTGCAAAGTCGATAAGCCAAAATGGTTCATAGAAACCGAATCCGGTCAAGAAGTTTCCTGGTGCATCATTACCAAACGCGGCGTAACCGAGGCACCCACAAAGCATGTAAAATAGAGTAGTTGTTGAAACCCCAACAAGTGATGCTCTTTTCATCATCTTATTTTCTGGTGGATATGATTTCAAAGTATCctgtatttaataaataaatctatAAACATTTCATCGTAAAATATATGCTTAATCAAAGATCACAAGGTTAGTATCATCATATTAAGCTAATACATTAACTATCTCAGTTAGTATTCCGTTGTATGGTTTTGAACTTTTAATAGCTTCTAGAAAGTGCCTAAAACATCTTGGTCGCGTAATGAATTCACTACTTATGTGTCGATAATAATAATCTGCCAATAAACTTAAACAACATTGATAGTTCTTTTAAATCACCACATAGAGCTGTATTCAAATGACATGTATACTTTTAATAGCCAATttacccgggtttaacccgggcttATAAACAAAGCttttgtaatattaagttatatcgatatttaaaaattatgagATAGTTCAACCATATTCATAATCTCGAAATAATATATCTTATATTTTGAATGTATATTTAGCTTATTAACCTGCATAATATGCAagtaatttaaaaatctattatgataaaataatttatatgatgaaaaattaaaagaccatgtataaattattagagttttcaaaagaaaataaaaacttattttttttatatagaaaaaagcatcataaataacaaaaataaaaattatataaacttaaagaaggaaagtgcttataatatcataagaaaattaaacaaaaaaaacttaactttaaaaataatttagagGTGACAATTaagctattttaatttttttttaaatgatgattttataacaattgtcttattatttaatatagacGGGCTGATTGATAATATTAAGACGAAAATAGATGgtgatattatatttaaaaattgacatatagtcgtttaaaaaaaatttagataattatattttattttacattggACTTAagctaaaaatgaaagatatcataaatctattaaataataaattaaactttttatagaatgatgtcataaatcaagaaaataaaaaagatataattgatagaaataaatgtaataatgaCAACCaatcattatttaaaaaatcatgatgtcattaaaattttattttatttatataagagagataTCTATccttaaaagttatatttttaagataccataaataattgattttttaattaattaatatattaataatatagatttttaataCAATTAAAACTCTTATActaaaactatattatatttattgttatcATAAATATAGATTTTCATATTATTCTTATTGTTAATTGTAATGTATACGTTATGACATATTgctatttatgatatataaaaattaagttatatattttaatatatatattaaattaattttctataTTTCTAACTtagtaattatttatttatctattaataTAACCAAACatagttaaaaaatttaaaatgacaCGAGTTATGTTTAACCATCATTTTAGATTAGGTGATGTTATTATTACTATCAAAAGTAATATAATAGCTCAATGGTGAACACCAGTTTTTCATGTTGTAGGTCTCGCGTTCGAGATATGGGGAGTACATTTAAAgaaatttcacaataaagtcctccagtgaagtgggtttgagtcctgcagagggggCAAAGTTTTAtaccaattaaatgtcgtgtatTCGGACAGTTTAGTTaagagtttctcctcctactaggtattcaGGGTGAGAGGCTCTCTAGCGCGAACCCGATTAAGACAGCGTAAACTAGAtcccctgttgcgagcaaatgaccAACACGTTTCAAAAATGATACATGTGTTTAACTAATTAGGTATAACAATAGTACAATATTTATAATCAATCCTTATAAtcaattatttatgtaattttcccattttataatat
The Erigeron canadensis isolate Cc75 chromosome 2, C_canadensis_v1, whole genome shotgun sequence DNA segment above includes these coding regions:
- the LOC122589995 gene encoding KH domain-containing protein HEN4-like — protein: MSSQLTPSKRPHNQSGSEPNGKGKLQKPAFFTSQNASFKVTPGSLVFRVLCLASKSGSVIGKGGNKISQIRQESGAKIKVEETIPGCNERVIFISGSGDENGISDDPSKDVAVEEIKEINESKEAEKDTNDAEKHESVAGEDLQSEKDVSSVQKALMLVFERMAEGDSETNGGDDVHNKEFVIRLLVLSSQVASLLGKSGGPIKQMASKSGAQIQILPKDKLPSCASSSDELVQISGEVNAVRKALQSVSQHLLDHPLCDNESFSANNSGQSHSFGGSLSQQDAYPSFPPQGGLLPAGSRDGGSGTFGGRFGPFTDMLTYRLICPDEKVGGVIGKGGTIVKALKQETGCDIRVLEKIPESDDRIIVISGPAHPEERICAPQDAVMRVQTRIFRAAPESKAMTAKVIVSAHQIGCILGKGGAVISDMRKSTGAYIRILGKDLTPQYAAENEEVVQINGDYEAVHEALFQVTTCLRNHYFRDAFPGFQDHGPPFPPFMGRRELSPSGRFSSFNRFDAGPPPHGGFHPHDDRPPFMHDRPDFPHPMSERMPSSAPWGPQGLEGGGPLGYPDFGAPQRRMGGFVGGSHQAIITNTTVEVVVPRSVVPSIYGEEGGCLKQIREISDAKITITDPKPGAKETLIIISGTPEQAHAAQSLIQAFVICETEGS
- the LOC122586913 gene encoding amino acid permease 6-like isoform X3, which produces MDNNIHNTTPSTIHITNDPTQKNLDDDGREKRTGGKKVQLCGIAQYVNLVGVTIGYTITASISIVAVKRSNCFHDNGHDAHCKPSNYPYMILFALIQIVLSQIPNFHKLSWLSILAAVMSFAYSLIGLGLSIAKVAGGVHVRTTLTGTEVGPDLTGMEKVWRTFQAIGDIAFAYAYSTVLIEIQDTLKSYPPENKMMKRASLVGVSTTTLFYMLCGCLGYAAFGNDAPGNFLTGFGFYEPFWLIDFANICIAVHLIGAYQVFCQPIFGFVEKKCRKRWPESNFINYEHAINVPFCGELHFNMFRLVWRTAYVTVTALIAMIFPFFNSFLGLIGAGSFYPLTVYFPIEMYIARAKIPKFSFTWVWLKILSWTCLVVSLVAAAGSIQGLISDLKEYQPFKTE